CTTCGCGGAGGTCGCGCGGCGTCTTTCCGAGGGCGGCGTGACGCGGCTTCTCGTCGCGGGCGGAGAAACCTCGGGCGCGACGGTGCTCGGCCTTTGCATCCGCACGCTGGAGATCGGGCCCGAGATCGACCCCGGCGTGCCCTGGACGCGCGTCGTCGATGGGCCGGACATGGTCGTGGCGCTGAAGTCGGGCAACTTCGGCACCCCCGATTTCTTCCTGAAGGCCTGGAGCCTGCTGCGCTGAGGGAAACCGGGCGTCATTCTCGGGCGCAGCGAAGCGTAGACCCGGGAATCTCGGGACCAGAGAAAACTGGTTTCCGAGATGCTCGGGTCAAGCCCGAGCATGACGCTCGCTCACGCCACTCCGGCGCTTCCGTCAGGATGCAGTGCACTCTAGGATCGTAAGGCAACCAAGAGGCCAGCATCGATATGGCATTTCTCGGCGAACTTCTGACCAGCGTGGCCGATCGCGGCCGTGCTTTGATCGGCTTCGAACGCTTCCTCGGCAATCGCGCTCGTCCGATCGACCGGCTCTGCGAGGATTTGCTCTCCGGCCGGGGCGAGGCGTCCGGCATGGCACTGGCGCAGGCGGTGCTGGAAGCCTGGCAGCGGCTCGACAAGCCCGGCCGGCTCGCCTTCTTCAATCTGCTGCGGGAGCGCTTCGGGCCGGATCATGACCGGCTCGAAAAGGCGATCGAGGCCTATCGGGAGAAACCCGACGCGGCGACGATCTCGGCGCTGCACCTCGCTGCCGAGCCGCGCCGTCAGGAGCTGCTGCGCCGCCTCAACCTCGCGCCGGACGGCACGCCCGTTCTCGTTAGGATGCGCGAGGCCCTGTTCGAAGCGATGGAGGCCGAGCCTGAGCTCAAGGCCATCGACGACGACTTCCGCCATCTCTTCGGCTCCTGGTTCAATCGCGGCTTCCTCGTGCTGCGTCGCATCGACTGGCGCACCCCGGCGAATGTGCTGGAGAAGATCATCCGCTACGAGGCGGTCCACGAGATCCAGGGCTGGGACGAACTGCGGCGCCGGCTCGAGCCGGCGGACCGGCGCTGCTTCGCCTTCTTCCACCCGCAGCTCATCGACGAGCCGCTGATCTTCGTCGAGGTCGCACTCACCACGGAGATTCCGCGCAGCATCGGCGAGGTGCTTCAGCCCGAGCGCGAGGTGCTGCCGGCGCAGGCGGCGACGACGGCGGTGTTCTATTCGATCTCGAACTGCCAGGAAGGCCTGCGCGGCATCTCCTTCGGCAATTTCCTGATCAAGCAGGTGGCGGAAGACCTGAAGCGCGAACTGCCGGGCCTCGACACCTTCGTCACGCTGTCGCCGGTGCCTGGGTTCGCGCGCTGGCTTGCCGGCGTCGCCGGGGAAAACGGCGAGCTGGCCCTCACCAATGAGGAACGTTCCGAGCTTGCCCGCCGGCCCGGCGAAACCATCTCGCTCGACGACGTGACGAAGGCGCGCCGCGACAAGCTGCTCGGCCAGATGACCGCCGAATACCTGCTGCGGGCGCGCACCGCGTCCGGCCGCGTCATCGACCCCGTCGCGCGCTTCCATCTCGGCAATGGCGCGCGGCTGGAGCGCATCAATGTCGGCGGCAATCTCTCGGCGCGCGGCCATCGCGAGTCGCATGGCGTGATGGTGAACTACCGCTACGATCTCGACGACATCGAGACCAACCACGAAGCCTTCGCGACCCGCAATACGGTCGTGGCCTCTTCCGGCGTGCGCAAGCTCCTGCGCCCGGCGGCGAGTTAAGACGGAAACGCCTGAAAGGACCCGAAATCATGGGCAATCACCTGTTCGACCTCATCCGCTCGCGCATGCCGGCGCCGGAGGCGCCTTTCGCGCTGCTCGATGACGGCCGGCGCCTGTCCTATGCCGACATGCTCGACGTTTCCGCCCGCTTCGCCAACGCTCTTGTCGGCCTCGGCGTGAAGCCGGGCAACCGTGTCGCGGTGCAGGTCGAGAAGAGCTTCGAGGCGCTGATGCTCTATCTAGGCACGGTCCGCGCCGGCGCGATCTTCCTGCCGCTCAACACCGCCTACACCCCGGCCGAGATCGAGTATTTCCTTGGGGATGCCGCGCCCGCCGTTTTCGTCTGCGACCCTGCCAAGGCCGAGGCGCTGCGTCCCTATGCCGAGAAGGCCGGCGCGAAGCTGGAGACG
Above is a genomic segment from Bosea sp. NBC_00550 containing:
- a CDS encoding malonyl-CoA decarboxylase — protein: MAFLGELLTSVADRGRALIGFERFLGNRARPIDRLCEDLLSGRGEASGMALAQAVLEAWQRLDKPGRLAFFNLLRERFGPDHDRLEKAIEAYREKPDAATISALHLAAEPRRQELLRRLNLAPDGTPVLVRMREALFEAMEAEPELKAIDDDFRHLFGSWFNRGFLVLRRIDWRTPANVLEKIIRYEAVHEIQGWDELRRRLEPADRRCFAFFHPQLIDEPLIFVEVALTTEIPRSIGEVLQPEREVLPAQAATTAVFYSISNCQEGLRGISFGNFLIKQVAEDLKRELPGLDTFVTLSPVPGFARWLAGVAGENGELALTNEERSELARRPGETISLDDVTKARRDKLLGQMTAEYLLRARTASGRVIDPVARFHLGNGARLERINVGGNLSARGHRESHGVMVNYRYDLDDIETNHEAFATRNTVVASSGVRKLLRPAAS